From the Clavibacter phaseoli genome, one window contains:
- a CDS encoding glycosyltransferase, which translates to MRIAFVSLHTSPIQKPSTGDAGGLNVYLLELARSLGRQGHEVQLITRATDPADPAVLPVAPGVELRSLRAGPVGPLAKEELPGITGAFADALAALPPADVVHAHYWLSAVAALPVARAWGVPHVLTLHSVSAGKNRRLVAGDTPEPESRLADEGRLVRASDLVISSAESERRLLVEAYDADPAAVHVVAPGVEEAFLREPSRRDGGGRVRIVLLGRIQPLKGQDVALRALALLDPATRPLLVIAGGVSPGRDAYAASLHALVRSLGLEDDVVFAGALDRAATARTLAGAHLALMPSAAETYGLVALEAAACGTPVVASRTEGLVDSVREGVSGVFVPTRDPADWARAIRELLADRPALARLSASARAHAARHTWDVAAADVAEEYRALRERGAAGRAEQGAGARD; encoded by the coding sequence ATGAGGATCGCGTTCGTCTCGCTGCACACGTCGCCGATCCAGAAGCCCAGCACGGGCGACGCCGGCGGGCTCAACGTCTACCTGCTGGAGCTCGCGCGGAGCCTCGGCCGGCAGGGGCACGAGGTGCAGCTGATCACGCGCGCCACGGATCCGGCGGACCCCGCCGTGCTCCCCGTCGCGCCGGGCGTCGAGCTGCGCTCGCTGCGGGCGGGGCCGGTCGGGCCGCTCGCCAAGGAGGAGCTGCCCGGGATCACGGGTGCCTTCGCCGACGCGCTCGCCGCGCTGCCGCCGGCGGACGTCGTGCACGCGCACTACTGGCTGTCGGCCGTCGCGGCGCTGCCGGTCGCGCGCGCGTGGGGCGTGCCGCACGTGCTGACGCTGCATTCGGTCTCCGCGGGCAAGAACCGCCGGCTCGTGGCGGGGGACACCCCGGAGCCGGAGTCGCGGCTCGCCGACGAGGGGCGGCTCGTGCGCGCGTCCGACCTCGTGATCTCGTCGGCGGAGTCGGAGAGGCGGCTGCTCGTGGAGGCGTACGACGCGGATCCCGCGGCCGTGCACGTCGTGGCGCCGGGCGTGGAGGAGGCGTTCCTGCGGGAGCCGTCGCGGCGCGACGGTGGCGGGCGGGTGCGGATCGTCCTGCTCGGGCGGATCCAGCCGCTCAAGGGGCAGGACGTCGCGCTGCGGGCCCTCGCCCTGCTGGATCCCGCGACCAGGCCCCTGCTCGTGATCGCCGGCGGGGTCTCACCCGGGCGGGACGCGTACGCGGCGAGCCTGCACGCGCTCGTGCGCTCGCTCGGCCTCGAGGACGACGTCGTCTTCGCGGGCGCGCTCGACCGGGCCGCGACAGCGCGGACGCTCGCCGGCGCGCACCTCGCGCTCATGCCGTCGGCCGCGGAGACCTACGGGCTAGTGGCGCTCGAGGCGGCGGCGTGCGGCACGCCCGTCGTCGCGTCGCGGACGGAGGGGCTCGTGGACTCCGTGCGCGAGGGCGTGAGCGGCGTGTTCGTGCCGACGCGGGATCCCGCCGACTGGGCCCGGGCGATCCGCGAGCTGCTCGCCGACCGGCCCGCCCTCGCGCGGCTCTCGGCCTCCGCGCGGGCGCACGCGGCGCGGCACACGTGGGACGTCGCGGCGGCGGACGTGGCGGAGGAGTACCGGGCGCTGCGGGAGCGCGGCGCCGCGGGGCGCGCGGAACAGGGCGCGGGCGCTCGGGACTGA
- a CDS encoding glycerate kinase codes for MSTAAPHPLRVVMAPDSLTGSATAVEAARALRRGWLRARPGDHVVVAPMADGGQGTLDVLAAAVPGARRVPVRVTGPDDRPVDAHWLLLPDGTGVVEVASTSGITLLDPLRPLTAHTRGFGQAIRAAVDSGVPRLLLALGGSSSTDGGVGALRELGARAVRADGSPAGDGGGALAGIASLDLAGLLPLPAGGAVILGDVSAPLTGPAGAAAVYGPQKGATPADVRALDAGLAHLAGLLGVDPAAPGAGAAGGTAAGLVAWGAVVGSGSAGVADAIGLAGLVAGTDVVITGEGRFDAQSRTGKVASHVLDLARAHATAAILVAGAVAAPTDGFAAARSLTDLAGSTDAARADAVTWLERAAEDVARGREWVG; via the coding sequence ATGAGCACCGCCGCTCCCCACCCGCTGCGCGTCGTCATGGCGCCCGACTCCCTCACCGGATCCGCGACCGCCGTCGAGGCCGCCCGGGCCCTCCGCCGCGGCTGGCTCCGCGCCCGACCCGGCGACCACGTGGTGGTCGCGCCCATGGCCGACGGCGGGCAGGGCACGCTCGACGTGCTCGCGGCGGCCGTCCCGGGCGCCCGACGCGTCCCCGTCCGCGTCACCGGGCCCGACGACCGGCCGGTGGACGCGCACTGGCTCCTGCTGCCCGACGGCACGGGCGTCGTGGAGGTCGCGTCGACGAGCGGGATCACGCTGCTGGATCCGCTCCGCCCGCTCACCGCGCACACCCGCGGCTTCGGCCAGGCGATCCGCGCGGCGGTCGACTCCGGCGTCCCGCGGCTGCTGCTCGCGCTCGGCGGCAGCTCGTCGACGGACGGCGGCGTCGGCGCGCTCCGGGAGCTGGGCGCCCGAGCTGTGCGCGCCGACGGCTCCCCGGCCGGCGACGGCGGCGGCGCGCTCGCGGGCATCGCCTCGCTGGACCTCGCCGGGCTCCTGCCGCTGCCGGCGGGCGGTGCGGTGATCCTCGGCGACGTCTCCGCGCCCCTCACCGGGCCCGCGGGCGCCGCCGCCGTCTACGGTCCGCAGAAGGGCGCGACCCCGGCGGACGTCCGCGCGCTCGACGCCGGCCTCGCCCACCTCGCCGGGCTGCTCGGCGTGGATCCGGCCGCCCCGGGCGCAGGCGCGGCGGGCGGCACCGCGGCAGGCCTCGTCGCGTGGGGCGCCGTCGTGGGATCCGGATCCGCCGGCGTAGCCGACGCGATCGGTCTGGCCGGCCTCGTCGCGGGCACCGACGTCGTCATCACGGGCGAGGGCCGCTTCGACGCGCAGTCGCGGACGGGCAAGGTCGCCTCGCACGTGCTCGACCTCGCCCGGGCGCACGCGACCGCGGCGATCCTCGTGGCCGGTGCCGTCGCGGCCCCCACCGACGGGTTCGCGGCCGCGCGCTCCCTCACCGACCTCGCCGGATCCACGGACGCCGCGCGCGCGGACGCCGTCACCTGGCTCGAGCGCGCCGCGGAGGACGTGGCGCGCGGGCGCGAGTGGGTGGGCTGA
- the ppgK gene encoding polyphosphate--glucose phosphotransferase: MPQPETAPRPASDDGRAALGFIPVDRAVVAAPDGAEAALARRDRLALGIDIGGTTLKAGIVDVTTGIRLTERMTVAKPVGGEPEDIADVIAEIVLELTPDEDLPVGVGVPGIVRKGIVRSSAHISDRWLGMDARTAIRERSGIDVLTVNDADAAGVAELEYGVLQGRGGLVILTTLGTGIGTALLHDGTLIPNSELGHVHIDGGDYEMQAAFSAVRREGLTFEEWAARLERYYRHLESIMSPDLIVVGGAAAHEFARFSGFLHLDTEIIAASRGNDAGLVGAALLAHRAGVAPD, translated from the coding sequence GTGCCCCAGCCCGAGACCGCGCCGCGGCCCGCCTCCGACGACGGCCGGGCGGCCCTCGGCTTCATCCCCGTCGACCGCGCCGTCGTCGCCGCCCCCGACGGCGCCGAGGCCGCCCTCGCCCGCCGTGACCGGCTGGCGCTCGGCATCGACATCGGCGGCACGACGCTCAAGGCGGGCATCGTCGACGTCACGACGGGGATCCGGCTCACCGAGCGCATGACCGTCGCGAAGCCCGTCGGCGGCGAGCCCGAGGACATCGCGGACGTGATCGCCGAGATCGTGCTGGAGCTCACGCCGGACGAGGACCTGCCCGTGGGCGTCGGCGTCCCCGGCATCGTGCGGAAGGGGATCGTGCGCTCCTCCGCCCACATCTCCGACCGCTGGCTCGGCATGGACGCGCGCACCGCGATCCGCGAGCGCAGCGGGATCGACGTGCTCACCGTCAACGACGCCGACGCCGCCGGGGTGGCGGAGCTCGAGTACGGCGTGCTGCAGGGCCGCGGCGGCCTCGTGATCCTCACCACGCTCGGCACCGGCATCGGCACGGCGCTGCTCCACGACGGCACGCTGATCCCGAACAGCGAGCTCGGCCACGTCCACATCGACGGCGGCGACTACGAGATGCAGGCGGCGTTCTCCGCCGTGCGCCGCGAGGGGCTGACGTTCGAGGAGTGGGCCGCCCGGCTGGAGCGGTACTACCGGCACCTCGAGTCCATCATGTCGCCCGACCTCATCGTGGTGGGCGGCGCCGCCGCCCACGAGTTCGCGCGCTTCTCCGGGTTCCTGCACCTCGACACCGAGATCATCGCGGCGAGCCGGGGAAACGACGCCGGGCTGGTCGGCGCGGCGCTGCTCGCGCACCGGGCGGGCGTCGCGCCCGACTGA